DNA sequence from the Blastocatellia bacterium genome:
GCCCGGTTGGCGCCGGATTCGGACTGAATCTCTTGCTGATCTGTAGATCGCATGGCCGCTTGTTGCCGAAGGCCACGTTGACTGTCTGCCCAGGTTGGACCGTCACAGTTTGCGAAGTTGGCGTGGTCGGCATCCAGCCTGATTGCACTTGCTCGGTCACGGTGTAGGTGCCTGGCGCAGTAACCGGTAAGCATGCCAGTGGCGTTCCCGGCGGGCTCGTCGTGATTGTGCCCACAGGGTTGTTGTTCGCATCAGTGACGGTGAATTGCCAACCGGGGAGCAACGGTTCATTCGCATCCTGCACGCCGTCGCCATCCAGGTCCTCGAACTTCAGCACGCAAATTTGACCTCTTTCGATCGGCTGCGGCCTGCACTTGCCCGCCGAGTCGGCGGCGACGATGCCCTGAATTTCTTGCTGGTCGAGCGCGCGGGTGAAGAGTTCCAGTTCATCAATGGCAATCTCGCAACGGCCGCCGGGCACGCGAATTCCGCCGATGAGCATCGGCAGCGTATTCGTGATACTGCCCGTTGGCAGCGCGAAGCTTCCAGCTTGAGCGCCGTTGATGTAGAACGTGCCGATGCCCGTTGCGCGGTTTACTGTCACGGCTACATGAACCCACGGGCCTGTATTGGCCAGCGGATTCGCCCCCGTTGGCAGTGATGTCAGACTGGTAAAGAGGAGGTTGTTGAGCTGGAACTTGAGAAATCCAGTGCTTGGCGAAGGTTGATCTACAAACAACGAGAAGCCGGTTTGGGTGGCGGGGTCCCATTTATCCACGATTGGCGCGAGGATACCACCTCCACATGGCACTACTCGTATCCAAGCATCAATGGAGAAGTCGCCGGGGAACGTGAGATCGGCGCTATGCGGGACTTCTACAAACGGGCCGTAGAAGTAGAGTGCCCCCGCCCCAACCTTTCCGGCGACAGGTGTGGGTCCCGTACCAACCGGTCCAACGGGCGCAGGCTTGGGGACACCTGTGTCGCTCACGGTTGAGCCGGGCGGTGGCGCAATATCGGCCACCGCGGTTGCTCCTGTTTGCTCATCGAGCGGGTACCATGCGACCATGCCCGCCGGCGGCACAACGCAAGGTTGTCCAGCCTGAGTGAGAGCCTGGAGTGCCAGCTCTCGATCGGCAGGATCGGCAAGAAGAAGAACCGCGATACGCAACCCAGCTTGCCTTTCATTCGGGAGGCGTTCATAGCAGGCGCACTCGCATTTGCCACCATGAAAAGGGCTCTGAACACATTTTCTATTGTGAGTTGAGGAACACTCGGTACAGTCAATACTTCTCCTCAGTGCTCCAACCTCGACTGTGCTGATATAGTCGAGCTGAATGCCCTGCTTGGAGAGATGATGTACAAAGATTTTTCGCAGACTCTTCTCATCCAACCAACCGATCTGTTCTAACTCAGCCAGGATTGTATCGGCCTGCGCTGAAGTCAACGCACCTGCTGGGTATGCCAACTTGTAGAGGTCACTTCCGGACACACTGTAGTAACTCCGAGCCAGAACGAGCAGGGGTTTCGGAGTCCACATTAAACTGAGACCAAGCAATAGCCCCACGCTGACGTGGAGCAACCGACTCACGCTTCGATGACCGATGCGAATGTTTTTGCCTTCCATAGTGATCTCCTCTGAAAAAGTGGCACGGGCGTTCCCGCCTGTGGCGTTTTTCATCGTTTGTCTCGCGTCGTCCGGACGACATGAACAACTCCTCTGAAAAATAGCCCACGAAACACACGAACCTCACGAAAGAATTGTATTTTCATCGTTCGTGGCGTGCTGTTGCATAGGAGCGATTCCCTTGAGAATCTGGCACAGGCGGGAACGCTTGTGCTCCACTTTCATGCTTCGTGACGTGTGTTGCATATAGGCGGTTCCCTTGGAAACAGCATTTTCGTCGTTCGCAGGTGCCCAAACCGCATAGGCGATCCATTGTCTACCATATTTCGCGGGAATTAGCGAGTCAGAATTTGCTCTAGGCAACGCAATTCATCGGGCAACGGGTCTTGGCATGACCGGCCGAAATCTATCCAGAAACCGAAGAGAGCACGACTCTCCACTCGGCCCTGCGTGTAAATCTTCACCGCATAAGGAGCCATCAAGTCTTCATGAAGAAGATGCTGGTGGAGAACCATCTGTTCAGGATCACCCCCAGCACTCCGCCACCCGATGTTTCCGGTAGTTGAGAGCCTTCGTCACCAGATCATGATGGCGCGTCGCCGGAGAGATCACTTCGACCCCAAGAAGCGGCGTGCCGGAGAAGCGTTCCTTTTCCAACCGATCTCGTTGATCCACAGGGACGACGCAAATGTCCCGCTCGTAATTCAACCCCGGACGCAACCGCACTACTGCCGGCCCGTTGAACACTTCGCCAACGTTTCGCCTCTGAACAAGGACATGAAGCGAAATGGTAAGGAGCCTCGTTATCGCCTGATGTCGGATACTGACTGGTGAGTGCATGATGACCTCTCGATCCTCGAATTCAGCAAACCACCTCTCAGGCGCTTTCTCGTAGTAATGCTCTTCGGTCCAGCCGGGGATACGCAGCAGGAAGGCGTGCAATGTTTCCTCACGCTCTGGTCCGATGAGTTTCACAGTAAGTCGCATCGCTCATCTCTCCGCGGGACATTTACTCGCCCACGAGCGTATCACCCACCCCTGCTCACTATCCGCCGCTACTTCTCCAGCGCGAGGTTGTATTTTTTGATCTTGCGGTAGAGCGTATCGCGGGAGATGCCCAGTTCGCGGGCGGTCGCCGACACGTTCCACTCGTGAGCTTGAAGCGCAGCTTTAGCCAGTGGCGTTCGGCTTCTTCCACAGCCTGGGAGATGGCGGATGAAGCACCGGCAGAGACGAGCTGTTCAGGAGCGGCTCCACTCTCATGCCTCCTGATCCACAAGATTCCCTCGTCGTCTTCATGTAGAACATTGACATGGATTTTGGTAATGAATTATGCTGCCTGCGGCTGTG
Encoded proteins:
- a CDS encoding Uma2 family endonuclease, translating into MRLTVKLIGPEREETLHAFLLRIPGWTEEHYYEKAPERWFAEFEDREVIMHSPVSIRHQAITRLLTISLHVLVQRRNVGEVFNGPAVVRLRPGLNYERDICVVPVDQRDRLEKERFSGTPLLGVEVISPATRHHDLVTKALNYRKHRVAECWG